The Falco biarmicus isolate bFalBia1 chromosome 1, bFalBia1.pri, whole genome shotgun sequence DNA segment GGTCCCCTCCCGTCGCTATAGGCGTAGGTGTTCAGAGTGTGCCGAAACAGCCCGTACAGGACAACTGATAAAAGAAAACGGCTAAGTGCTAAAGAGCAACTTCCACATTAgtgtttttcattgtttttaaaggacagaaagCCTCACTGGAAAATCTGGAGACCTTcagaattttgaaaagtttgaaAATCACACTCCAGTTTTTCCTTCTACAAACAGAATCTTGTCCCTGATAATCTAATACATATTTTACCCTGATCTGAAAGGGTGAGCCTGTATAATGTCCTGTTCCATCACCAAATTACGTCAAATCAATTTTCAGAAAGATCTGTTAATAACCCTTTGTGATCTTGGGGATATTTTCCTAAATTACAGGTTATCTAGTTCCAACCAAGAAGATAATGGAAATAACATCTTCCAGGAGAACATCTTCATTGATGCTTTGTGATACACCAGCTCAGAAACTCATCTAACACCTGAAACTCAGACCTGAAAATGCAACTATTACATACAAATACTGACATCTCCATTTGCCTAGAGTCACTTACGCTCGTTACCTGTAAGTGTCCTATCAGTCCTGGGCTATTGGAGGTGTTTCTTCCCAGCAAGCACCAATGCTCACTCACCCACTCCTCACCATCATCCAGCACCAGCTGGGTTCAGAAGCTTCTGTGCCCAGCGGAATTCCAGGGTTACAAGAATGCGCCCATGTGCAAAGGGACCTTCAGAGCACTTCTCAGAGCCTTCAACTCTTCATTCTTACTGCAACAAAACTTTGGGAGATGCCCACCATCACATCGCATCAGCTCTGGGGTTATGACAGTGCAAATTTGCTCTAAGCATTTTCCAAGACTTGGATGCTGATGCGttgttttctcttcccaagACCACTGCTCAGCCGCAGGATCACAGAAGTGCCATCCCTCTGACAGCATGAAACGTATTACAAATTTGTTGATGACTTCACACTACTTTAGAATTATGTTCAGTACGTGCAACGCTCTCAGAGCTCCAAAAGGAACTGCAAATAAAGGTAGCTGACCTAGCATTCAAGAGATCCAcattctttttcagttttgttggcTACATTCATCACAGGCTAAATATTCCTCCTCTCCATCACTTTCCCTTGCACCCTATACACAAAGTAAACAAATCTGCTGATGTTGtgattttaaacttttttagtATCATTTTCTGGGAGAACTTTCTGATcagtcaaaaaaaccctttgtgCAGTGTAGCAACTGCATTGGCTTCCCTTCAAATTTATTTGCCCAAAATACAGTGTCACTAGAAGATGCAAGTAAGCtcagaaataatctttttcttttcatctcttcAAGCAGTGAATTATTATTCCACTACACAAAACTAGTCTCACGACGAGATCTGAATGGATTTACACTGATTTCCATACTTATTAACCACCcctaaaataattaagaaaatgagTACCTATAaaagcacatgcacacacacatcttGTATAAAACAGGGCATTTTATATACTATggaatgtttcattttgagTTCACATgtactaaattttttttaatacaggatTAAGAAATGATGATTAGATTCTCAGGCATCTTAGGAGCATTCGCAGAACTGAGCAGGAGGAATAAATCTGTGACTTCCTTTGGATCTGATCCCTCCCCGTTTTCTACAGTTCGGAGATGAGGACTGTCATCACAAGCAAAGGCCAAATTCCCTTGTAATATGGAAAAAGGTTCTGCACTTCCCTCAGAGGAACACCCTAACTGCAAGGGCGTTCTCAGCCTATGTGCGTAACCAGGCTTCTGGGCAGGGCCTTGTAAGCCTATGACACTAActaaagcagggagcagagctgctccccgcGCAGAAAGTGTCCCCATCAGCAGATTTCAAATCTGGTTTACCTGTCTCTTATGTCTGTATATGGACACCAAATAGTAGACTGTATTTTGCTGCCTAATAATTTGGTACTGGTGAAGAAAATTTCACTgacatttccaaaaatatttatttataggcaaatatatatatatatacacacacaaacatatatatatagtaatCATATATATTGACATATCACTACATTTTTTTGGCCAAAACAATTTGCTGAATGTGATTCAAATTTCAAACACTTTTGACTCGCCTGAATCTTTTTCAGCAAATCATGATTCACCAACAAGTATATAAATAAATCTTCCCCAGAAGCCCAAAAACCCTCACACTCACAGAGTTCTGCTTGCAAGACTTGAGTAATTctgaaccttttttttatttgtgtggcAAGACAAGCAGGCTGAGGCAACCGTTTTCTTGTATAACCCAAAATGAGAACCATAAAGCTACATCCATTCAAAACAAGAGAAGCACATTAGAACAGCACAAATCCTAAAAACACTCTATGATGGAGGCCACACTATTAAAGGCAAAGTACGGTTAATAATTACACCATGGAAATACTCAGTAAACTTCTCTGATTTATATTTGGAAAGAAGTGAGAGGGTGCATTATACTGCATGAAGACGactgtttttttctaacataCTAGGAACACAAGTAGGATGCTGGCCATAACGCATGCATAAGGAGAAGCGTGTTCAGATAAGCAAGACCAAATCACCAGCTGGTCTTTAAGCCCCCCTCGGAGGAGGGCTATCTTGGGCCTGCTAGTAGCCAGTTACATCACATTGGAAAGCcttggaaaaaatctgaaagactAATTAGGGTATTCACACAGCACAGCTATTCAGAGAAAACAGCTATGGACCATATATGTCCTAAAGGACCAGGTAAAGGCTAGGAAGGGTTTCAATCAAGAAATTAATGATAGAGATAGAATAGTTCCAATCAATTTTACAAAGGGAACAGTTGATCTCAGTGTTGACAACTTTCTGGGCGAGTAGGTAGAGATAAGTTGTGGAAGAAGCTTTCACAAAACTTGCCTGAATGCTTATTATATACACATACTATACCTGGCAGCTCTGGTCACTGGAAACTGTCAAGGCAGAAGCTTCTATCACCAACCTCCCCAATGTCTCACACAACTCAGTGGCTCTGTTTCTTGGCTGCTTGCAAAACAGGGTTGAGATACGGAAAGTTGTGGCGTTTTCAGTACTTTGACAACAGGCTTAACAAAAAGCAGGTCAAaggaaatataaacaaaaaaagaatgaatatttaaaaatgcaaatacagatgAGGCAGTTAGCAGGAGgttacagaaagggaaaaaaccccaaaactaccCCACCTTCCAGTTATGTATTGCAAGACTGAATCTTTTATTGTCTCCCCACCTGTTAGATGACTCACCCATGTTACTGAAACTCAACCCTATCAGGTGTTCATGAGCTTACTGTGGTGGTGAACCCCCATACATGTAACAATACTGCACAGAGCCTGTTCATAGGCTGCAACTCAAATTTCACATCAATGTACCTGACGTTTGCACTTACATGCTGTGTACCTACACAAATGGCTGTGGCTTATTGCTGCCCCTTCCTTCAATTTGCGGGAGTAATCACTGCAGCGGTGTTAGGTCCTGGAGACTGAATTGCAATGCCGTTCCTGAGAGATGGCACGGCTACAGCACCAAACActcacacagagaaacacaacAATTAGTATTTCAAGTCCGGGGGCTAATTTATTCAGTGATTACATAAATGTGAATCAAAACTGATtaaaatttgcagatgacaaaaACCAGTGAATAATAAAGATACAGCGGGTCTGGAATGTGATTTAGATTACTTGGTAAGTTGAgcacttttaaatatttcagagcaGCAAATTGCAAATTATGCTGAAGagcaagaaatacaaaacacacTCCTAACAGTCTGGCAAGCAGTATTGCTGGTAGCATGGAGAGAACACAAGAAATGGGTAACTTGACTGTGTTTTCCAGCATAGTGGTGCAGAACAGCTAATTTTATCTTTGAATGTTTAGACAGAAGGACAACGGTTAAGAGGAAGGATGTGATTATACCGCCAAGGTGGTATTAGAAAGGATGATCCGGGGACACAGTTCTGATATCTATGGGTGAAACAAGACATTGACAATCCAGAGACAAGCCACTGAAGGGATCTGAGAAACAGAGGTTACGCCTTGCTGTGGAAGACATTATATAATCCAGTTAGTTGGtgaaaaataccattaaaaagcaatttgatTGCTGTGCTTACTACCTTCACGGATAGAAAATTATAACTAGAACCCATGGCAAAAGGTTGCCTTCTCCCTGTTAAAAACTCTGTTGAAACCTGCCAGTTACAGGTTTTGATGGCTGAGACTTACCCAAAGGCTGCACCTGGCagagagaggcagcagcaatgGGATGGAGATTTGGAAGCAATGGACCAGGCACCACAGTCAGCAGTAACTAGCTGTAGCCATAATGTAGGTTTCGGTatcatttttcagtaaaatgcaTGTTAAAATCTAGAAACATACTgcacttttctttaaaattatcttaaaaCAGTCTACCTCAGCAGTCACTCATTATAAACTCAGTGATGGAAATAAATTAAGTCATATAATCTACAAATAAAATCATAGTATCAATCATTATTTTCTGGCAAGCTTTGCTGTAGTGTAACATAAACCTTACTTAGTATTTCACATCAGCAGccaaaagcagttattttgcAATCCTAATCTTAACAATTCATTACACTTTTCAAGTTTCCATGTTTTTTTGacacaaaacccaagaaattaATTCATCGCTTTTACAGGACTTGATTTATTGTCATGTCCTATGGGAGAGTACGAGCTGTTATTTCCCACAGATAAGCATTACTTAAACTAAACTGgactttcagaaaaagattaaGTTGTGGAAGATGTTGCTCCCCCTCTTATTCCCCTATCCTACCACTTCTAAGAGTTAAATCTGTCTCCTGGCTAAAGAGGATAAAGAACAACAGATTGTGTGAGGTTTTGTTGTGCCTTGTGAAGAGCCAGAGACTGTTACCCATACATTGCTctcattttttttgctgttgcacaAATACCTTTTAGTATTCAGAATGGCACACACTCTCTATACTGTCTCTCactaaatatgaaaaaaaaaatcagtgcagtCTTATTTAATAAAAGGCCTAAAACCTCAAAAATCTAATTTCCTGACATAGTTCTTGATATTCATAGAAGATACGTAGTAATGAAGCAGGTCATTCACCAGGCAGCATCACTACGTTCGGTAATACATACAAGGTTCTGCATTTGAAAGGCGGCGTGCGGTGGTAAAATGCAGGTCTGCCCGAGTCCTGCGGCAAAACAAGCCTgtcattttcaaatgcaagttCCTCTCTCTAACAGaggcacatttttttcagcaaaaattaaatttataaagCACAGCTTGCATAATTCTCCAGAGATCTGTTAAAGAAAGATCAAAAGCAATGATGTCATCACATCGTACACTAAGGACGTGTAAAATAACCCAAACCCCTGAAATAGCAATGGGTGTCAGAAAAAGATGGATTCAAGGGCTGAACaacaaacctaaaaaaaaaaaagcaaacaccatGCACACTACCTAAACTGGTGGCGTAAGCAACGTGTTAAAATTACActccttattttaaaaacctcttgAAGAACGGAATATATGTTTTAACATTATAAGTCATCCTAAAGCTTTTAGTGCTCTGATTGAGCTCTCCAGTAGCTGAGGAGGCACCAAGCTCTTACAAATACCTTTACTGGGGTATTTAAGCAACTGGGTCATAGCTGTACACAATTTTGTGACAGGGTGCATATAGGCACAAGCCAGCAGGCTGAGAACCACTGAATAAAATCCTGTATGCAGGAAAAATCCGAAGCACTAAAAGCTCTTTGTATTTTTAGGCTAGGGGTTCAGTAAAGTAAAGCTAAGtatggctgcagctgcaggacgAGAGTGGGAGttgaaaaagcaaagaggatAATGGCCATCTCTGAAATCTGATTAAAAAGGTTGCTTTGGAGAGTTCAGGCTGGCAGTGCGTATGGATTCAGCAAGTCTTAAGTACCAGTCTCTGCTATAAAGTGAACACAGGATTTCAGCTTCCATTCACCTGCCGCAGTCAagtttttttacttccttttacAGAGAAGGGGAATAACACTGATTCAACAGGGATACAGACAGAGAAGTAAAAGCTTCCacaaaacacatgcagaagAGGAATCTGAACCACTCCCACATCTCAAGTAATATCTGAATCACTCTGAATGTCATTAACaccttggtttttttgttaagacACCTGATCTCATCTGCACTTCCACAGGAGTGCCTGTTCAGAGTATTACATACACCAGACTTCATGTGAAGCGGCATGAAAACTCAGGTGGTTTTGAATAAGCAAAACACTCTAAGCGTCTCTAAAGGGGTTACAGGGTAGATGAAGTGGTATTTGAAGTCTGTATTTTCATGTCAGCTGCTCTTCAAAGTGCAAGACCTTTGCAAGGGTTAAGCCCTTCTTAAATACTTCCACTGTTATGTCCTGGGCAACAGACAGAGTAGATTCAACAATATTAGACTACTGCTTCTATTAGGAGTACAACTCAAATAGTAGATTTTGAGATTCTAGTTTGGAAAGCTGTAGCTTAACTTGAGAATGCACTTGGCCCAAAAGTTGTCACTACACTGAGTAGCTATGTAATCAGTCCCTCAAAACACAAACCAGCGGTACTTACAAGATGTTCTCCATCTCCATTTTTTACTGCTGTCTCTGTAAGAAGTTTAACAGTTTAACTGCTGTAGACCATACTAACAGAAACAATGCTGCTTCATTAAAGAGATTAACAGAGTAAGACACTATATCCTATATGGTTTCTAttaaagctttgtttttaaaaaacgtATGAAAGGTATAATACACGCATCAAACCAAACCACATTTATTTCATCAGTCACAAGTGCAAATATAGCAACAAGTCAGTTCAGCAAATTACAACACACAGACAAGAATGTAATGTAAATGCTAAGTACACTGACAGACCAACTTcaaaagagcagcaaaaaaCAGTTTCTTCAATTAAAAACTTCTATTCTTTTTACCCTGTAATCTAAAATAACGTAATAAATCTGGATCAGGAATGTCTCTGCTAACTCGTGTTTAGCCAGGTATTCAGTTATTAACAGTTCGCATTATCCAGTGTGCAAAAGGCCAGTCCAAGCTCCCCATTAACAGATGTTTTGGTTCTAAGCAACTTTTATCCAGTATTTAAATAATACAGTTCTTATACTAGTTAATATGTTCTGCTATTTGAAATTACAAAtttaagaatatatattttaaaaaaactaagtCAAATTTCAGTGTACATATACAATTCCACCTGGATCCAAAGTGGGCAACATTGAAGATAAAACTGAATATTacttccacacacacccccccccaaagaaAAAGGATAGACACAAGTCATCTCATTTTTTTTGCATCATCTTTAAATCTGTAGTTAAAATATATGCAGTGCTTATGTATAAAATAGAAAGCATTCCCATTAGGAAGATGCTGCAGTGTAATTAGCTGTTTTTGCCTACCACTTAGTAGCCAAGGAACAAGATTTATGCTTAACACCCAATCCCtattttgctttacagaaaagcaaaagttgACTACCAGTATTAGCATCAGAATTTTTACACTGGAAATCTAGTTAACCTTCTTCTTTGTTATGAGTTGTtgcttcttctctttttctttataggCAATGAATTGAGAGTCTGTACCAAAGATTCTATCCCACCACGTGAAAGTTGAAGCATAATTGCCGATAAAGTTCATGTGATGGAAATCATGAAAACGAGCCCCAGCATAGAAAGGCACCAAGTGAAGAGGGTTCAGTGGAACATCATAACCACtacaggggaggaaaaaaagataaaaagtaaCTAGAGTGAGGACTTTTTCCAGacataaaacacaaaacatagGCCATAACTtgtcatttttatataaaatgaaaagattttttggTATTATAAGACCTTGCCATAATCACTGAAATACTGGCGTAATATGAAAAACAAGACCCCTCCTATCCTAGCCAAATACTTCTGTAAACTCCCCACAACAGCTTTGGTACTCGCTGGCCTTTTCAGCTCAGTGTACTTGGCAATACAAAAACATTCAAGAAAGTcaccaataaataaataaataaactcaCAGTGGGTGACCTCCTGCTGGCTTAGCACCTTTTCCTGACTCAGTGTGACATTAGGAAGGAGGAACAGTAACACTATCTTTTCGTGACAAGCTACGAACCTCAGCTCAGCTCCTCCTCAAACAGCATCTCAGATCAACTACAACTGTAGTATTTCTAGTCTTATTTTCAGCTTATTGCAAGTTCTTCAAATGTTTGAAatatacaattaaaataatattaaaagcaCTTCGTTTAGAGGGATTTCAACTTTTTTGCTTAGTAGTACTGGAAGGCATCTTACCACCACCTAGTGGGGAGAGTGCAAGGTGACTTGTTACAAACACCTCACGTAATTGTCAAAGGAGATTTGTATTGCATCAATTACTTCATGGTATGTCACAACATACACTTCTCAGTCTACAAGCAACATATAATGAAACCCGCAATGATTTGTACAATGAGTTCATTAGTAGCTCACATTCCACTAAAACACTTGACACAGCTTACAAGAAGACACCATATGCTTCCTAACGTATCTACAAGACGTAAGGTCAAGTGTTAAtactggcattttaaaaatgaactcCTACTGCCCTCTTCCTCTtgaacacaggaagaaaagctcATTCATTTACAGATGGACCCAACCAAACCTACTGGGATTTGCACTAGGATTGTGGAGCCAAATCTGAAAGAAGTCAGTTTTACTACAGAAACAGGAATACTTGTCCTTTGTATTTACAATTaacaaacagacaaaagcaATTTATGTAGTTGTTTTAAAGACAGACAGTGGTTGTAGAGCCTAAAGTTTCTCTTGTCCAGCAAAACTGTCTGACAAAGtactaaatggaaaaaaaaaatcttagctgGAATATCACTTTTTGTAATTGATTTTTGGTGTTCTAACATGCATAAGATCACTCGTACACCAAATATCCTAATTTGTACAGCCAGACATCCTAATCAGGCATCTAGCTTCTGAAACCCTCCTTGTCATGCTCTAGCTGATAGCCTACACTCTTAATCAGCAAGATTTGCTACTAACACAACctcaaaagagaaaactggTAACTGTTCAGGCATGTTGTTCTTTGTAAGACAGGTAAAAGcatttcagtgcaaaataaacaataaatcTCAATGACAGAGACAGGTAAGTTGGAGACAGACTtagggagaagagaaggcaaTGAGGATTTCACCTGTGTACATCAATGGTTTCCATCAAGCGACATATCACCCACGCCCACAGAAGAATCACATGGTTACAGAAAACAACAATCCCAATAAAAAAGCCAGTTCCAAGGATAAGTGTTTCCAGAGGATGTGCATATTCTGCTTGCATTCCAAATGGAGACTATAAAGAGGTAACAGACAGGAAAACAGTCACCATTTTTGATTTTATATACCCCCAAATCAGAATCACCATCTTGCAGTACTCTCCCGTTCCCAGCACCCCACAAGACTACAACAGGACAAACTGAATGATGTTGTGGGCAAAGGAAATGGTACAATTGAGCAAAGGCCTTAACACGGGTGTTCAGCTCCTCGTTGGGAAAACAGTATTCCAAAGACATAAGGATTATCATCCCACTAGTGATTCCAAACACTTCACTACTAGTTGAAACCTTTTGTTTAGGCTTACCCTTACCCCAGGCCAGTGTGTTATTTCAGGAATATTAAAGCGTTTGGCAAGCTCCTATCAGTTTTGCTATGCATCTAGTcttggaagcagaagaaagaaggaagccaaaatattttcagaatcGGGATTCacttagtttatttttaaaataaaaaataaaaaaatccctcaactttgataatttttttaaaataaatttctaccCTTCAAATGTTtgagacagaaataaaacattttctttcctttacatatgtgtgtgtatatacacacacacaccccccagtCATTCCTACATTTGGTTTACCAAAAAAACCATTCTACTGAGAGTTTTCAGAAGTAGAACACCATAcaaagaacaattaaaaaaaatttgatcTAATGCTGAAGATTTTAAGTTTGGTTAtcggaagaaaaataaagtccaCTTTGGCTTATGGACTTTTACCATCAGGGAGAGTTTTTAGTGAAACTGCCATTAGTCTACAGATGACTCCCGTATGAACTACTAACCACTCTCAAGAGTAACGGGCAGAAGCTGCTCCTGTCAGAAACCtgaggggctgccaggagcaagaggaaaacagtatctgctgctgcagatgtaCATAAATATGAACGCATCAATCAATACCAAGCCTCTCTACTACCGGCAGTCTGTATAAACCAGCCCTAACCCAGCAGCTTGCAGCTGACCTTAGGCACAGTACAAGTTACACACTgaaacacaacacacacaccGTAGCATTAACACTTCTGTGACCCAAAGCCAGTGCCATCTAAACACGGCGATACTACCAGGTGTAGGCACTGCTGCACCCTACCTTACTCAGACAGTGCCACCTCCAGCCAAGCACGGCTCATTACTTTGTGCTTAGTGTCAGCTCCAACACCCGATACACACAGAGCCACCCAATATATCTGCATGCTGCACTGTGCTCTCCATGCAGATTCACACAACTGGCTATACTGCTTCCACGAGGCCCATACCCAAAGCTACAATCCTTCCCCGAATCAAGTATGCTGCACACATGATGCACACACCCAGGCTGTGCAGGTTCATCTTCTGGGGATTAGTATGCCCTAAACAACACCCTAAATGGTGGAGAACTGACGAacaatcaaaaccagaaatctaTCATTTCCCCTCCCCTAACAATGAGACCTATAATTAACTTCTAAAAGCCTGCTGCACCTAGCTCCACAGATATGATCAAACTTTAGCAAGAGTGCACTCTTTCATTTccattaaatgaaataaaattacaggaggtgttttcagaaacaaaatggaTGCCTGTTCCTGACAAAGAGCTCAAGAAAAGACATCTATCACAGTATTAGAGGGATACAAAATTCTTAAGTCTTTCAAATAAGATGTTTAAACAAGTTGTATGAAACCTTATATActaaaaactattaaaaaatatcaaggaATACATACAACAAACTCATGGTGAACCTTATGGATATACTTGTATATTCTCTTGTGATGCAGCAATCTATGCAGGAAATAGTGCCAGGCATCCTCAATCACTGCACATCCAAAACACTGGGCAACCAGAACATacctttaaaaagcagaagagctaTTAGTTATAGAATATACTAGCAGATGCACAATCTTGATGGAGAAAACAGTTGTCTACCAGTAAGGGTAGGAAATGTTCAGCCTATTACTGACTGAATAACAGTGCATTATTAACACTGTCTTTTTAACATACTAAAAATGTTAATGACCAGGTACATGGGCTACTGGGCTTATCAGCTCATGTGTTGATATGCTGAAGGGAGTCAGCACGCAGTATAGCAAGCTGTCCTTCCAATGTTACACGTGCAGTCTGTAAGGAACACCCATAGACTGTGTATGGCCtagatataaaaatacagagctaCGTCAGCTGTctaaactaaacagaaaatagcaTTCCAAGAAAGATGACCTTCTTTTGCAAAGAACCACTATCGAGGCAGGGGTGGCgtgggggaggaggcagcatTTATAATTAATTCAGCTTTGTTTAAAAGTACATCAGTTTAGTGCATAAGGAGGAAAATGTCAAGCAGGTGGTACATTGTCTCCTTTGAAGGACACACTGCTGCTATGACATAAAAcaagggagggggaagaaacacttaggaggaataaaaaaattttgCATAAACCCCCCCAGAAATCCAGTATTAAACCCATGCCGTCATGAAGCTTGCTTCGCTTCCATAAACTCCCTCCTAATCTCCCTTCTGAGTATCAGATCCATTTGGGGCCATTTAAAGAACTCTTGTAAGTTTTAATCAGCTCTTCTAGCAATTAACCATCAACAGAAGCAAGACTAACAAATACAGTTCACATCTCCAAAAAATTATTGTGTATTAGAATTGACGATGCTATCTGTTAAATATTCTGCCTTCAACATACTCAGCATCAACATGTAAGAAAAATCTACCTACCATCTAGGCATCTCTTCCCACTCATACGGGATGTTAAAGTACTCTGTGAAGTAATAGGTGCCACAAATCAGAGGAAGCTGAATGAAAAAGTGATTGAAGAGCAGCGTTTTGAAACACTTCCACTGTTTTTCCCATGTTTCTGGTTTATCctaagaagcagcaaaaagaatCAGTTGTATTAGATATTTCTATTGCACATAACCATAGTGCTGCAAAAACTACTTTAGAGGCAGTTCCATTTCACCTTGGAAGACAGATAGCAGGTCTtccaataataaaaattaactcAGGCAATACAAATTACATGGGATTGGATTCAGCTTTTTCAAACCCTCATTTTTCTAAGCtagctttttataaaatatgaagTAAGCCTCTCAACAGAAGTTGTCTTTGCCAGTTGCCCCAAACTATTCTTTTTATCAGTTAGCAGGAGCACTTTATTTTCAACAGCTGAACGCAAATCTAAGTTCGCTTTTCTTCTTTACACCACAGAATGTATTTCTACAGCTGGAATAATACAAAGATGCTGAAGATACAAGCCTATGAAGAAGTAAGTTACCTTGATAACTTCTAGTTTTTGCAGGGAGACATTTCACTAATTCCTATAGTAATTTAGGAGCTGGCATTATTAATTTCCAATTCAAATTACAATGAACTGGAGGAAAATTACCATCCTTAAATACAGATTGTGACTTTACTATCAATTAGGAGCACACAGTCCATCCCAGGCTTCTCCATCGTTAAAAAACTTCAAAATCCTTTCAAGACAGTGCACATAGAGGTTCTCTGAAAGAGATGCTTGCTATTAAATAAGCACACTGcttaattatttcataatatCAAGACACACCTCTACTACCAGATGCTATTACACCTTCCCCTGTTGACACATAAACTATATAGATAACTTTGCTAACATAAAGATTGACATACACTTTTCTCTTTATACCACCATGGTGGAAAGGACACCCTCCCTCAGAAAAaactcccttccttcctcaaaATTCACTTCTCTTGCTCTCCTCACACacattggaatttttttctgtcaattCCAGGACGTCCAAGTGATAGAAGAAATGGAGTCATACAAATTGGAAACTAGGATACTGCAGTTATACATTCTACTTCACGCATCTATACAGACAAATCAGTAAGCTTGTAGTTCACAACTCTGTCTTACCTGCTGAATTTTATACTTCTGCATGTATGGTATAAATTGGAAGACAAATCCAGGTACACAGAGTAAGAAGTACGAAACTTCATGAACTATAAGTGATCCCCAAGTTGCAATCTGGAACTTTGTGTAGTTATCCAGCATGTAATTCCAGGCATTTTTAAATGGTTGCTGCAGAGGATTGTCAGGCAAGAAGGAGTCTATATATTCCACCGCCAGATAAGCAGAATTCAAGATATTAACACTGTCGTTCACTGCCATCGTTCAAACATAAACCATCACAATTATAGTTCTGGTACAGTTGTCTGTAAGTAAC contains these protein-coding regions:
- the MSMO1 gene encoding methylsterol monooxygenase 1; this translates as MAVNDSVNILNSAYLAVEYIDSFLPDNPLQQPFKNAWNYMLDNYTKFQIATWGSLIVHEVSYFLLCVPGFVFQFIPYMQKYKIQQDKPETWEKQWKCFKTLLFNHFFIQLPLICGTYYFTEYFNIPYEWEEMPRWYVLVAQCFGCAVIEDAWHYFLHRLLHHKRIYKYIHKVHHEFVSPFGMQAEYAHPLETLILGTGFFIGIVVFCNHVILLWAWVICRLMETIDVHSGYDVPLNPLHLVPFYAGARFHDFHHMNFIGNYASTFTWWDRIFGTDSQFIAYKEKEKKQQLITKKKVN